The DNA sequence AGAACTTCGACGATATGGAGTCCCCGACGGAGTCCATCCATCagagaattggattcaagttttgctttgggttttgcattttggtaggaaatgtcatcatcccatctgattgcattttgcagatgaaaaaggaaatagaaatggagaagaagaactgaaggtacGACGGGACAcatgaagaactaaaggaagtgggaaatgtcatttttacccttattttgtgcctcacgtgctgggcacgtggtcatagttaacggttctgtgacagAAATCGACCcaaggtacgacgttgatacgaaaaaatgagttcaagtatcacattgataactttgaaagttcaggtatcatttcaaaagtcctcgaagagttcaaacactgttgaagtaaaaaacctttttttatacttttgagggtaaattagtcttttaacctcattaagtgcctcacgtgctgggcacgtggtagcagttaacggttctgtgacgaAAATCGACCGCATGTatgacgttgatatgaaaaaatgagtctaggtatcacattgataactttgaaagttcaggtatcatttcaaaagtcctcaaagagttcagacactgttgaagtaaaaaactaTTTTTAAGAGGgtaaaaattaattaatctatCAAAATTACCAGTTAAATTGAAAAGACAAGGTGATGCAAGAATAACCATCAAATTTCTGTATATCATTGGCTAAAAGTTGTTGCGACGAGTTTTTGCGCAAAATTCACTTTGCTAATCAATTAATATTTTCACGTGTGAAATGTGAATGCTAGAAAAGACCATAAAACATCAAAAGAACCCCTAAAATATCATAAATTATTAAATCATTTGCTATTTTAGAGGGTCGAGCTCAAAAGCCCAAATGCTTGTAATTTAGCAATTTACATGTTTAGTTTCCAAGTTATTGAGTATATTCCTAATGGTTTAGATGCTTCATATGTTTTAACCTCAAAAAACTATTCTTTCATAAATTTGTGTTTTGACTCCCGCTTCAAATTTAGCCTGAGCTAAAACTCCTTGACATAACACAGGAGTGTTTTAGTGAAATTGCAAGTTTTTTAATGTCTTAATATAAATATTAGATAACATCTGTTGGAATACGGCCTAAATATCGGGGAAGGTTAACCTATGCGAATTGGAAACTCTTTGGTCTTTTTAAAAATATCGAGATTATCATCGATATTTATACTTAAGAATTTAGCAATGCATTGCAGTACTAAAATGCTAAGAATTACATAAAAACATTAAACAGTCAAACGTTTTATAATAATAAACAACAAGCTATCACTAATGTGTTCTGAAAGTATGTTTACGACTAGAAAAAAGCCATTAGAAGAAAACTACATTGGGCGAGCCCTCTTGTTGCTGCATGAAGGGCATTTGTACTGCTTAATCTGCTTTGCTTTTGCAGGGGTCACCTTCACACACTTCATGTGGAACCACGTCTCACAGAAATCACACAAAATCCAGGGTTCATCTAATGAAGATGGCCCGCCTCGGCCACAAGCTCCACAAGTCTCTTCTTCATGTTCGTCTTCCTCATCTTCGTCTAACCCCTCATCTTCATCTTTTGCTGGCAGCACTTCCAAATGTCTTGCTTGGGATTCTGATCCTCTCTGCTTTTTGGTCAccaacagaaaagaaaataaagcatgTTAGTTTATAAAGAAAGAATAACTAGGATAAGCTTCCCCCTAACTTTTGCACAAGTGCTAATAAGTATGAACAGAAAAGTTATTTTACCGCTTTGGAGTTTGACTTGGATTTGTTGCTACCGTGGTTTGAAGATGGCTTCTCCTTTACTTCCTTCTTTGCAGTACCAGTCACAACTTCAAATATTGTTGGAAGTTCATTTATCATGCTAAAAAGTTTCTTCCTGCACCACAAAACATCAATAAGTTATAGAAAACAAAATGAAGCAAATAGTCAATCTCACAAAAAGATAAGGCAACATAGAATATTCTTTAACTTGTAACTGAGCTTCACAAATCAAATTAACCAGAAGTCATAGAAGACAAACGCCCTTGTTTccttgttccttttttttcttttaaatgatAGGGCCAGAAAACAATATAGAGCTAGAAGCTGGTATTTATTTCAGTATACCTGTTGATCCCACAAAAAGAAAACGCTATGAAAACATAATATGCAAGCATCAACATTGGTTCTGTACCATAGACTATTCTTTACCATCGGGTCAAATCTAACCAAATTAACTCTCCACcctgggaaaagaagaatttaaaCTTGAACAGCTTCAACTAACAAAGAAACTCTATATATAGTTGCTGGACTCACCTATCAACCTTATCGAACCCAAATCTGGATCCAAAATAGAAGGCAACAGAAAGTAGCCATGCATCACTGTGGACAGCAACCAAAGCTAGCCAGTCCTTTTCTGCCATACCATCTCTTGCAAAGTTGATACCCAGTGCAGGCTCTGGCAGCTCCGGAGGCACTTCTTCAGCAGGTAAGTTGACTTCCCATTGCTCACTAGGGTATCCATACAAGGAAAGATTCTCCTTCTCTGtaaatagaaaacaactcaaaaACACTAGTTGAAAAAACAATGGAAACATAGCCAAAAATAAGAAGTAGCAATCAACAAATGACAACTGATTGGAAAATTCAATTAGATACAGCTTTTGTTGTTAATAGCCTGAACTTCAAAGATTAGAAAGCAATTCGAAGATTTTATAAGGCCtggtctgtgtgtgtgtgtgtctatagaGATATTTAGGTATATGATTAGTTAAAAAATAGTATAAGGACTAATCACTCATGCATAAAAAACCAAAAGGAACAGCACAAACATTATATAAGTAGCAACAAAAACAATCAGAATTGTCACCATTACTTCATAAAAGCCTCATCCAGAATGTAGCATCTCTAAATTCGAAAAGCGGGTAACTCTCCTTTGACTACAGCTCTAAAGAAATCTAAATATATTTCACAACACAAATAAACCTAGCACAACAGACAAAAATAAGATTTCTTTCTTCGTTCTCCAAAATCACTATTTGGCTGATTTCAATTAAATAGTATTtcaccaaattcaatatattcAATAATTGCATCATTCAACAAGAACTTCCAGAACAGAAATATTCGACACTAGAAATTCAAGCAATGGAAAGGACTTAAAGtgtccctctttttttttaatgtgaCATCACAAGAACCTTGAAGTGGCTTGAACATGCTCATTTATGTGCATGATTGCTAACAGAAACTGAAGATGACCATTTTGTTGCAGACCTCTCATTTACAGCTCCGAGAACAAAGGAACAATTTATATATTGCACAGAAGCTATTCTACAACTAGGTACCACATTTACAGAAGCATTTAAAAAGCACACAGAGAAAAATACTTACCAGGATCACACTGCTGATGGAACTCTTCAGCATCTGCAATAAAAAATGTAAAAGCGTGTAAATCACtcgatcaaaacaaaacaaaaatcagttATTACTGTAAACAAGTAAAGCTCCAACAAATTATTCTAAAATACTTTAAAAGCAAACTGAAATGACCCATTATGATAGAAACACACAGgcacaaagaaacaaaacagaTTTAAAGCAGTGTCCTTTTTAGTCACAGCTCTTATCACACATGCTAAGTATTAAAATGAACTTCTTtacacttttcttttttcataccATATGTTTTCTTCACATCCAATGATCCCAATAGAGGTTGATTTTCGTTTCATAAGAATTCACCATTTAGGGTTATAAGGGACTCAAGTTTCCTAACATTAAGTCTAAACCTGCAAACACAAGTCATCCTCCAAGAATACGTTGGACGATGAAATGAAGTATCATTTTAGCCACTTTTCTTAAGGAATTCCCTGAAAACTAACACTGAAGCTACAATACAACGTACGATTCCAAGATCAAAATAGTTCATCCTGTGTTCCTCAATGAACTCAACAACCATCTAAAAAATAGGACCATATGAAAACAAAGCTCAAAACTTTACTCCTAAATGAACTCAATTCACCATTCCTCTATCCATTTCTTCAGATACAGAACACAGATAACCAATAATCCAAATCCCAATTCCAAAATGCATGAAAAGAGCTATTCCCCCATCACCCTAGAACTGCATCTCAATGGAATAAAGCCACATTATTCCGAACCAAAAAACATCACTTTACTCTACAATTCCTTATTCTGCGTAGTTATTACTTCCTGGGCTATCTCCGAAACCAAATTCACAACAAGCTAGACCCagtaaaagacaaaaaaaatagggCAATTtccaattcaaaattcaaaattgaaaacaacaaaaaccccAGAATCACCAATTGCGTTTCTGGGTGTTCTGAAAAGGCAAGGTAGAAGCTAATTGAGCAGAAATTGAATAAAGGAAAAGGGGTAAAATACCAGTGGTTAGAGCCTTGATCAAGCCAGTCCGGCGGCCCTTGAAATCTCGGAAAACCTCTTCAACGGTGCGAGGATTAtaggctgctgctgctgctgcggcGCCAGCTCCGTTCATAgccatctctctcttctcttctctctctctctctctgtgtttcaGTCAGTGAGTGCGCTCGGAAAACCAAGTCAATAAGTTATTATTGAGTCAGAGCCAGAGTTTATATCAAAAACGCAATATGTGAATTTTGTTAGCCTTCGCCTTCGCCTTCAAACCTTCTTTCTTCTCATGTTAAATCGATCTAGACTTTTCTACCTTCCTTTTTCCACATTTACCCtttctctaatttttattttcttaggtaatcattataattttttttttttgggactgcGACACCCCCGACGGTGACGCAGTTCTCGATAACCTATATCTAATAGCTATCATTGTCATCGGCTTCCTTGTACTGACGGTTGGTTTTTTTGCCGTGATCTTTTTTTGTTTAGGCCTGAAGTTGTCTTCTACTTGTGTGTTTCGCTCCTTTGTCTTTGACTTTGGTTGTGGAGCCACTTTTGGTCTCAGTCTTGCTAATGTTTACGATATTGGTTAGACCGTGGGGGCTTTCagattgtttgttgattttattttgatctaattttttcaatttgaatGGTTATTTTGGCTATCTTCTTGTCTTTGCTCATCAGACAATAGTAAATGGATCTATGTCTGGAATTCGTTTTTAGATAAATTCTTAGGTAGGGCAAACGTACCTGCCACGTGGTATGCCCAGTCAATCGCgtcttctattttttaattgtatTCTAAAACAACTCATATTTAATTATaatgaaatacccaaaacacaTCTCTGCATAAACAATGATTGACTGGACGTATTGCCACGTAGCGCGCCACTACGCCAACTTTACCTAAGAATCTCTCG is a window from the Rosa chinensis cultivar Old Blush chromosome 2, RchiOBHm-V2, whole genome shotgun sequence genome containing:
- the LOC112190411 gene encoding PHD finger protein ALFIN-LIKE 4, translated to MAMNGAGAAAAAAAYNPRTVEEVFRDFKGRRTGLIKALTTDAEEFHQQCDPEKENLSLYGYPSEQWEVNLPAEEVPPELPEPALGINFARDGMAEKDWLALVAVHSDAWLLSVAFYFGSRFGFDKVDRKKLFSMINELPTIFEVVTGTAKKEVKEKPSSNHGSNKSKSNSKARGSESQARHLEVLPAKDEDEGLDEDEEDEHEEETCGACGRGGPSSLDEPWILCDFCETWFHMKCVKVTPAKAKQIKQYKCPSCSNKRARPM